One genomic segment of Geoalkalibacter sp. includes these proteins:
- a CDS encoding UbiA-like polyprenyltransferase, protein MAETTLGEKLRTLLEMIKFSHTIFAFPFALMGVVLASLANSAPPTLGQLFWICLAMVGARSGAMGLNRIIDAKIDAKNPRTAERHIPAGKVSLREAWLFVLGSFALLLFAAWMLNPLCFTLAPVALFFLFLYSFCKRFTSLAHVVLGICLAAAPMGAYIALRGDVSWQVIALGLAVLFWVAGFDIFYALQDLDFDRAEGLHSIPARFGVERALWLVRAFHAMMVFLLLLLLIGTGLGWIYFLGVCVVAGLLAYEHLLVKPEDLSRLDAAFFNMNGYISVTIFAFTLLDALV, encoded by the coding sequence ATGGCCGAAACGACCCTCGGGGAGAAACTCCGCACGCTGCTGGAGATGATCAAATTCTCCCACACCATCTTCGCCTTTCCCTTTGCCCTGATGGGCGTGGTGCTGGCCAGTCTCGCCAACAGCGCACCGCCCACCCTGGGACAGCTCTTTTGGATCTGTCTGGCCATGGTCGGGGCGCGCTCCGGGGCCATGGGCCTCAATCGCATCATCGACGCGAAAATCGACGCGAAAAATCCCCGCACCGCCGAGCGCCACATCCCTGCGGGCAAGGTGTCCCTGCGCGAGGCCTGGCTGTTTGTGCTCGGCTCCTTCGCTCTGCTGCTCTTTGCCGCCTGGATGCTCAACCCCCTGTGCTTCACCCTGGCGCCCGTGGCGCTGTTCTTTTTGTTTCTCTATTCCTTCTGCAAGCGCTTTACCTCCCTGGCCCACGTGGTGCTCGGCATCTGCCTGGCCGCCGCGCCCATGGGCGCCTACATCGCCCTGCGCGGCGATGTTAGCTGGCAGGTCATCGCTCTCGGCCTGGCGGTGCTGTTCTGGGTGGCGGGTTTCGACATCTTCTACGCCCTGCAGGATCTGGATTTCGATCGGGCCGAGGGGCTGCACTCCATTCCCGCGCGCTTCGGCGTGGAGCGCGCCCTGTGGCTGGTGCGCGCCTTTCACGCGATGATGGTGTTTCTGCTGTTGCTGCTGCTCATCGGCACGGGTCTGGGCTGGATCTACTTTCTCGGCGTGTGCGTGGTGGCGGGCCTGCTCGCCTACGAGCATCTGCTGGTCAAGCCTGAGGATCTGTCGCGCCTCGACGCGGCGTTTTTCAACATGAACGGCTATATCAGCGTGACGATTTTTGCCTTTACCCTGCTTGATGCCTTGGTTTGA